Proteins encoded in a region of the Stieleria neptunia genome:
- a CDS encoding GtrA family protein: MNDVRAFRFVINKTAAFVIANGFSYWLNVRWVFTPGRHKRITEMSLFFGISSMSYLVGAQLGCWLISGFAISTSLAAVVCVGASFVMNFVLRKTLVFRRQSVPL; the protein is encoded by the coding sequence GTGAACGACGTCCGAGCGTTTCGGTTCGTCATCAACAAGACGGCCGCGTTTGTCATTGCAAACGGGTTCAGCTATTGGCTCAATGTTCGCTGGGTCTTCACGCCAGGCAGACACAAACGAATCACCGAAATGAGCCTCTTCTTCGGCATCTCATCAATGAGCTATCTCGTCGGCGCACAACTGGGCTGCTGGCTCATCAGTGGCTTCGCGATCTCCACAAGTCTCGCTGCCGTTGTTTGCGTCGGGGCGTCGTTCGTAATGAACTTCGTCCTTCGCAAAACGCTAGTTTTTCGACGACAGTCGGTCCCGCTGTAG
- a CDS encoding TolC family protein, giving the protein MAQPQALPPAEYTFQLSLDEAIGLGLSQNPDLAAVRATEPVASAAMGVANTYIYNPQFQTQVLPYSRDRNGEDGSVSQQHVVVQTFELGGQQQHREGMAAANWRQVHNTVNQAELLNMAQTTRFFFAALYQRELRDLNAALAEMNEQIIGVIERREKAGQSNKADVELAKLQYRATLRQQRLAEAGYQTAMLSLRNQLNFAPDATIDLAGKWTNWQWQPLDVVVGMAQPMMASEEPIDHLQLDSLDDAFLRQLVANRPDVLAARSAVSMASENMRLADAMRCPSLQGGPMFQRDDSSTVFWGVQAQIDIPVVNNGKPLVQQRLAELRQQQITATQLENRAVLEARAAIQRYERARRLVEQSRADFDRDLNEALQPFEDQFKAGQINLLQVFAARTTLIQSQQGFFDLLNELTLAMADVTQATGMQPQMLVSMTESVATAENATLEMPSSKDAESDKKDAASMPKTDQAEASSLKELLQP; this is encoded by the coding sequence ATGGCTCAACCGCAGGCATTACCTCCAGCCGAGTACACGTTTCAGCTATCACTCGATGAAGCGATTGGATTGGGACTCTCACAGAATCCCGACTTGGCGGCCGTGAGGGCGACTGAACCCGTGGCGAGTGCTGCGATGGGGGTTGCCAACACTTATATCTACAACCCGCAATTCCAAACGCAGGTCTTGCCTTACAGCCGTGATCGCAATGGCGAGGACGGATCGGTCAGTCAGCAACATGTCGTCGTGCAAACGTTCGAGCTGGGCGGTCAACAGCAGCATCGTGAAGGGATGGCGGCGGCGAATTGGCGTCAGGTTCACAACACAGTCAACCAAGCCGAACTGCTGAACATGGCTCAAACGACGCGGTTCTTCTTTGCCGCCTTGTATCAGCGTGAGCTTCGTGACCTCAATGCGGCGCTTGCGGAGATGAACGAGCAAATCATTGGTGTGATCGAGCGTCGTGAGAAAGCGGGCCAGTCGAACAAGGCAGACGTCGAGTTGGCCAAGCTGCAGTATCGCGCAACCCTACGACAGCAACGACTTGCCGAAGCGGGCTATCAAACGGCGATGTTGAGTTTGCGGAATCAACTGAACTTCGCTCCTGACGCGACGATCGACTTGGCGGGAAAGTGGACGAACTGGCAATGGCAACCGCTGGATGTTGTTGTCGGCATGGCTCAGCCCATGATGGCCTCCGAAGAACCGATAGACCATTTGCAGTTGGATTCACTGGACGATGCCTTCCTTCGTCAACTGGTAGCCAATCGTCCCGATGTTTTAGCGGCGCGTTCGGCAGTCTCGATGGCATCGGAAAACATGCGGTTGGCCGACGCGATGCGCTGCCCGAGTTTACAGGGCGGGCCGATGTTCCAACGTGACGATTCATCGACGGTGTTTTGGGGCGTCCAGGCACAAATTGATATTCCTGTGGTCAACAACGGAAAACCACTGGTGCAGCAGCGACTGGCCGAACTGCGCCAACAGCAAATCACCGCAACACAGCTTGAAAACCGCGCGGTACTGGAAGCACGCGCGGCGATCCAGCGATACGAGCGAGCGAGGCGTTTGGTCGAACAATCGCGAGCGGACTTTGATCGTGACCTGAACGAAGCGCTCCAGCCGTTTGAAGATCAATTCAAAGCCGGGCAGATTAACCTGCTGCAAGTTTTTGCGGCGCGGACGACGTTGATTCAGTCACAGCAAGGCTTTTTTGATCTGCTGAATGAATTGACATTGGCGATGGCCGATGTCACGCAGGCGACCGGAATGCAACCGCAGATGTTGGTGTCGATGACCGAGTCCGTTGCGACTGCCGAAAACGCGACACTCGAAATGCCTTCGAGCAAAGATGCCGAGTCGGATAAGAAGGATGCGGCGAGCATGCCCAAGACGGACCAAGCCGAAGCAAGCTCGCTGAAAGAACTGCTTCAACCATGA
- a CDS encoding HAD family hydrolase produces MQSITGRGIQATVEGDIVHIGKDDLFAEVDGPPLPDSVREIVESLEENGRTTMIVRSGDRYLGVIGLMDTPREASKRTILRLRELGIERMIMISGDNQKDAVAAGKRVLGR; encoded by the coding sequence TTGCAGAGCATCACCGGTCGCGGCATTCAGGCGACGGTCGAAGGAGACATCGTTCACATCGGCAAAGACGATCTGTTCGCCGAAGTCGACGGACCGCCGCTGCCAGATAGCGTTCGCGAGATCGTCGAATCGCTCGAAGAGAACGGACGGACAACCATGATCGTCCGGAGTGGCGATCGTTATCTCGGCGTGATCGGTTTGATGGACACACCCCGTGAAGCTTCCAAGCGAACAATCTTGCGGCTTCGCGAACTCGGTATCGAGCGGATGATTATGATCTCTGGCGACAACCAAAAGGACGCGGTCGCGGCCGGCAAGCGAGTGCTTGGTCGATAA
- a CDS encoding efflux RND transporter periplasmic adaptor subunit produces the protein MSVEVATAEITTLRPLLDLVGQIVAIPEKTAVISPQLGGWVSKLDVVEGQSVKADELLVELDTRSARVAVARAEATVAEKTAAVKRLKSGYLPEEIAGAKQDASNAAATADALNNELRALKDLLDRNEISPVVYQTKAEAAKSAEAALASAQEKVKLLEAGTRPEMVAEAQGQLDAAKADLQQANLTLDWCSITSPMDGVVVQLLARQGQFFDRAVSLATVMNLDEVFVQIRIPSTQFAKIREGTEIKIELASLPGRSFPGKVIRISGQADPATGNVVVFALVENSDHLLRPGLSCQVHVSLPEVTSALAIPVAAVADNSGTPVVTIIRNNKAYETAVTLGVETSDQVQILSGLKTGDQVATAGGYGLPEGCPVEIVDSQKNG, from the coding sequence GTGTCCGTTGAAGTCGCTACTGCCGAAATCACGACGCTTCGACCGTTGCTTGATCTGGTCGGCCAGATCGTCGCGATTCCCGAAAAGACGGCCGTGATCTCGCCACAACTCGGCGGCTGGGTCAGCAAACTGGATGTCGTCGAGGGCCAATCGGTCAAGGCAGACGAACTATTGGTGGAACTTGATACTCGATCCGCCCGAGTCGCCGTCGCCCGTGCCGAAGCAACCGTGGCCGAGAAAACAGCGGCAGTGAAGCGGCTCAAGAGCGGTTACTTGCCGGAAGAAATTGCCGGAGCGAAGCAGGACGCCAGCAACGCGGCGGCAACCGCCGATGCACTCAACAACGAGCTCCGCGCCTTGAAAGACCTACTCGACCGAAACGAAATCTCACCGGTCGTTTATCAAACCAAAGCCGAAGCCGCCAAATCAGCTGAAGCTGCACTCGCATCGGCACAAGAGAAAGTGAAGTTGCTCGAAGCCGGTACGCGGCCTGAAATGGTCGCCGAAGCTCAAGGCCAACTCGACGCCGCGAAAGCGGATCTCCAGCAAGCGAACCTGACACTGGATTGGTGTTCGATCACCAGTCCCATGGATGGAGTGGTCGTTCAGTTACTAGCTCGACAAGGCCAGTTCTTCGATCGGGCCGTTTCGTTGGCAACGGTGATGAACCTCGACGAAGTGTTTGTGCAAATACGCATCCCTAGCACCCAGTTCGCGAAGATACGCGAAGGCACTGAAATCAAGATCGAATTGGCGTCGCTTCCCGGACGATCCTTCCCTGGCAAAGTCATCCGCATCAGCGGCCAAGCCGATCCGGCCACAGGCAACGTGGTCGTCTTCGCATTGGTTGAGAACAGCGACCACTTATTACGTCCCGGACTCAGTTGCCAAGTGCATGTGTCGCTCCCCGAAGTCACCTCGGCCCTCGCCATCCCGGTCGCCGCCGTCGCAGACAATTCGGGGACGCCCGTGGTCACTATCATCCGCAACAACAAAGCGTACGAAACCGCAGTCACACTCGGAGTCGAAACGAGCGACCAAGTACAAATTCTCAGCGGCCTCAAAACCGGCGACCAAGTCGCCACCGCCGGAGGTTATGGGCTCCCCGAAGGTTGCCCAGTGGAAATTGTGGATAGCCAGAAAAATGGATAG
- a CDS encoding ATP-binding protein — translation MPTTTSSNRVEFEWQEDDATTNPINVDRETITAWIDQEVVNAFPANAQPIKPWGQLGERVATLQFIPRQESQIVKPETVTIALARSTSNVDATIAQLRGTVLRVGIAGLIVSLGLTWLAVRFGLKPIVAVTRQITGIQADSLNQRIETIETQPAELRPLSQTINSLLQRLEQTFERERSFSADVAHELRTPLAGLQAKLDVALAQPREPDSYQRTLSDCQEITTQTSAIVAALLATTRSTCQANHSTEVVHLHRLIDRLCADFEETILDRRLEIQLNIPRELTIESDPQILTMIIRNLLDNATSYSDPNSTITITSTSTANQTKITFDNQASDFPAHDIDKVFDRFWRSDTARTATGTHAGLGLTLTRRLVESICGSIGAYYNNGHFQVSVCFATKFKS, via the coding sequence GTGCCGACGACTACCTCGTCAAACCGTGTCGAGTTTGAGTGGCAAGAAGATGATGCGACCACGAATCCGATCAATGTCGATCGCGAAACCATCACCGCGTGGATCGACCAAGAAGTCGTCAATGCGTTTCCCGCCAATGCTCAACCCATCAAACCATGGGGACAATTAGGCGAGCGAGTCGCGACGTTGCAGTTCATCCCGCGACAGGAAAGTCAAATCGTCAAGCCCGAAACCGTGACCATTGCACTGGCACGATCGACTTCCAACGTTGACGCTACCATCGCACAACTTCGCGGCACAGTGCTGCGAGTGGGAATCGCCGGATTGATCGTCTCGCTAGGCCTCACTTGGCTGGCTGTTCGCTTTGGCCTGAAACCGATCGTGGCGGTCACGCGGCAGATCACTGGCATCCAGGCCGACTCGCTCAATCAACGTATCGAAACGATCGAAACACAACCCGCCGAATTGCGACCGCTTTCGCAAACCATCAACTCCTTACTGCAACGACTCGAACAAACCTTTGAACGTGAGCGTTCATTTTCGGCGGACGTCGCGCACGAGTTGCGAACACCGCTCGCTGGCCTGCAAGCCAAGCTCGACGTCGCCCTTGCTCAACCTCGCGAACCGGATTCGTATCAACGGACGCTCAGCGATTGTCAAGAAATCACGACCCAAACGTCCGCCATCGTCGCCGCCTTGCTCGCCACCACTCGGTCGACATGCCAAGCCAATCATTCCACCGAAGTCGTCCACCTTCATCGACTGATCGACCGGCTTTGCGCCGACTTCGAGGAAACGATTCTCGATCGGCGTTTGGAAATCCAACTCAACATCCCACGAGAACTGACCATCGAATCAGACCCGCAAATCCTAACGATGATCATTCGCAACCTGTTAGACAACGCGACCAGCTATTCCGACCCAAACTCCACCATCACAATCACCAGCACTTCCACAGCCAACCAAACCAAAATCACCTTCGACAACCAAGCCAGTGATTTCCCAGCACACGACATCGACAAGGTATTCGATCGTTTTTGGCGATCCGACACTGCTCGCACCGCCACCGGCACCCACGCTGGCCTCGGCCTCACGCTGACTCGACGACTTGTTGAATCCATCTGCGGATCAATCGGGGCTTACTACAACAACGGACACTTCCAAGTTTCGGTTTGCTTTGCGACTAAATTCAAATCTTGA
- a CDS encoding TolC family protein, with product MSEDEAVQTALSNNSAFQAALAQLGMAHGDAVQASLLANPQFLAYFPTSAKEGQYTLFAPIESYLLRPTRVKVANREYRRIGETLVQNGLDLARNVRVAYADLAVATQQAQLAREALQIRGEVFDVTEKRLKEGDISELETITAKVDRLNAKAAAGVQDQTVAIAEARLATLIGLTRLPTPLVPLPLQSPALPTLDEQQVIDQALACRPRPRPFGCRQRS from the coding sequence TTGAGTGAAGACGAGGCGGTCCAGACGGCCTTGTCGAACAACTCGGCATTTCAAGCCGCACTCGCCCAACTCGGCATGGCACATGGCGACGCGGTGCAGGCAAGTCTGCTGGCGAACCCTCAGTTCCTTGCATACTTTCCGACCAGTGCCAAAGAAGGACAGTACACGTTGTTCGCGCCGATCGAGTCGTACTTGTTGCGACCAACACGTGTGAAAGTCGCCAACCGCGAGTACCGACGCATCGGCGAAACACTCGTCCAGAACGGACTCGATTTGGCGCGGAATGTTCGCGTTGCTTACGCGGATCTGGCTGTCGCGACTCAGCAAGCTCAGCTCGCCCGAGAAGCTCTTCAGATTCGTGGCGAGGTATTCGACGTGACCGAGAAGCGTTTGAAAGAGGGCGACATCAGTGAATTGGAAACGATCACCGCCAAAGTGGATCGTTTGAATGCGAAAGCGGCGGCGGGGGTGCAGGATCAAACTGTGGCGATTGCAGAAGCTCGGTTGGCTACGTTGATCGGCTTGACTCGATTGCCGACGCCGTTGGTTCCGTTGCCGCTGCAGTCGCCGGCATTACCGACGTTGGACGAACAGCAAGTTATCGACCAAGCACTCGCTTGCCGGCCGCGACCGCGTCCTTTTGGTTGTCGCCAGAGATCATAA
- a CDS encoding efflux RND transporter permease subunit gives MTTQPDSKAHVLLRFSKPILFLIVALCLAGAYSGYTMPSSVFPQTDFPRVVILIDNGVMPGDEMMATVTRPVEESMKDIPGAINIRSTTGRGSAAINVFFDWSTDMTEAEQYVLGRLSQIQSTLPPTASVQVHRLTFSAFPILGISLTSDTRQPTDLWETARYDIYPRFLRIRGVARVKLVGGRVPEYHVVVDPTRLDANGLSFAQVTQALADTNLFTPAGMHEENYQLYLTTVDNRLHTAKEIEDVILAWVNQAPVRVRDVATVETGSAPQFNRVTADAKEAVLLNIYGQPDCNTVQIAEDLHRDLEQLKKELPPDMKMAFFYDQSQFVREGVQSVWDAIILGLILSVVVLFVFLRSWRATLVAAMVIPVTVLLTLIGMKLLGMSFNLMTLGGIAAVVGIVIDDAIVVVEAIYAKVESGERPTAAVKEAIAEVGPALVGSTLTPVVVFIPLAFLDGVAGVFFRALATTMVIALLISLLLAVTWTPVTAGLLIRARKQGWLGPLIARVTLRFRRSRSRQTLDEPKNQTLASSATKHSATEGGPILRGLTAIYAAIMRVLLRWSAVAMIGIVVIAAGGGWIYLQLESDFLPAQDEGAFVIDYFSRPGTSLTETNRMLMHVEAILHEVPEIEGFSRRTGARLAFAIAEPNTGDFLVKLKPNRNRTTAQVIEEVRAKANAAEPALQFEFPGVLGDLIGDLTWSPNPVEIKLYSTNIELLKAKAAEIAQTIEAIPGVVDVNDGLVVAGPTLRLKTNVAEAARVGLTPRALGNEIQATMLGTVSSYVLHGDRIYNVRVMASPQSHSSQQELATMPLRTLAGANMTVRDVAQIEHEPGMLEMHREDLRQLVSVSARFENIDMGSGISEIKKAIASKVQLPPEASMEFGGLYQQQQESFRNLALVLAMALVLVFGVLILEFRGFMKPIAILAGSILAMFGVAAALWLTGTTLNIISFLGAIIGIGITAKNGILMLDYVDQLMADGLPLDEALIQSGRRRLRPVLMTSLTTFLGLLPLAYGVGAGADMLRPMAIAVIGSLCMSLVLALIATPVFYYLMVRIANRIRRRRVGEQS, from the coding sequence ATGACCACCCAACCGGACTCCAAGGCTCACGTCCTGCTACGTTTCAGCAAGCCGATTCTGTTCCTAATCGTGGCGTTGTGCTTGGCCGGCGCGTATTCCGGTTACACGATGCCCTCGTCGGTGTTTCCACAAACTGATTTTCCTCGCGTCGTGATTCTGATCGACAACGGCGTGATGCCGGGCGATGAGATGATGGCGACCGTGACGCGGCCGGTCGAAGAGTCGATGAAAGACATACCCGGCGCGATCAACATTCGCAGCACCACCGGTCGTGGTTCGGCTGCAATCAACGTTTTCTTCGATTGGTCAACCGACATGACCGAAGCGGAACAGTACGTACTCGGTCGGCTATCGCAAATTCAATCCACGCTGCCGCCAACTGCTTCGGTACAAGTTCATCGGCTGACGTTTTCGGCCTTTCCGATTCTCGGCATCAGCCTGACCAGCGACACGCGACAGCCGACCGATTTGTGGGAGACGGCTCGTTACGATATCTACCCTCGGTTTTTGCGAATCCGAGGTGTCGCCCGCGTGAAATTGGTCGGTGGGCGTGTGCCAGAGTATCACGTGGTTGTCGATCCGACGCGGTTGGATGCCAACGGGCTTAGCTTCGCGCAGGTGACTCAGGCTCTTGCGGACACGAACCTGTTCACGCCTGCTGGGATGCACGAAGAGAACTATCAACTCTACCTGACGACCGTTGACAATCGTTTGCACACAGCCAAAGAGATCGAGGACGTGATCCTGGCGTGGGTCAATCAAGCTCCCGTACGTGTGCGTGATGTCGCCACGGTCGAGACCGGTTCGGCTCCGCAGTTCAATCGTGTCACGGCGGACGCGAAAGAAGCCGTGCTATTGAACATCTACGGCCAACCGGACTGCAACACGGTTCAAATCGCCGAAGACCTGCATCGCGACCTGGAACAGCTCAAAAAAGAACTACCGCCCGACATGAAAATGGCGTTCTTTTACGATCAATCGCAGTTCGTGCGTGAGGGAGTACAAAGCGTTTGGGACGCGATCATCCTCGGATTGATTTTGTCGGTTGTCGTGCTGTTTGTGTTTTTGCGAAGTTGGCGAGCGACGTTGGTTGCCGCGATGGTGATTCCCGTCACCGTGCTGCTGACGTTGATCGGCATGAAGCTGCTCGGGATGAGTTTTAACCTGATGACGCTGGGAGGAATCGCGGCGGTTGTGGGGATCGTGATCGACGATGCGATTGTTGTCGTCGAAGCGATCTACGCAAAAGTCGAATCGGGAGAGCGACCGACGGCGGCTGTGAAAGAAGCAATTGCCGAAGTGGGGCCGGCCCTGGTGGGCAGCACTTTGACACCGGTCGTCGTATTCATTCCGCTGGCGTTCTTGGATGGTGTCGCGGGCGTCTTCTTTCGTGCGCTGGCGACGACGATGGTGATTGCGCTGTTAATCTCGTTGTTGTTGGCCGTTACGTGGACGCCGGTGACGGCGGGACTGCTGATTCGAGCAAGAAAGCAAGGTTGGCTTGGGCCATTGATTGCTAGGGTAACATTGCGGTTCCGACGTAGCCGAAGTCGCCAGACTTTGGACGAACCAAAGAACCAAACTCTGGCGAGTTCGGCTACAAAACATTCCGCTACGGAAGGTGGTCCGATCTTACGCGGACTCACCGCGATCTACGCCGCCATCATGCGAGTACTTCTACGCTGGTCCGCCGTCGCGATGATCGGAATCGTAGTGATTGCTGCCGGTGGTGGTTGGATTTATTTGCAACTCGAATCCGACTTTCTGCCGGCACAGGACGAAGGTGCGTTCGTGATCGACTACTTCTCGCGGCCCGGCACCAGTCTGACCGAAACCAATCGGATGCTGATGCACGTCGAAGCGATTCTGCACGAAGTCCCAGAGATCGAAGGATTCTCGCGGCGAACCGGTGCAAGGTTGGCCTTTGCAATCGCGGAGCCGAACACGGGTGACTTCCTGGTTAAACTGAAACCGAATCGTAATCGCACGACCGCTCAAGTGATCGAAGAAGTGCGAGCCAAAGCAAACGCGGCTGAACCTGCGTTGCAATTTGAATTCCCCGGCGTGCTGGGCGACTTGATTGGAGACTTAACCTGGTCGCCCAACCCGGTCGAAATCAAACTCTATTCAACCAACATCGAATTACTCAAAGCGAAGGCGGCCGAAATCGCACAGACGATCGAGGCGATTCCCGGTGTGGTGGATGTCAACGACGGCTTAGTCGTCGCGGGGCCGACACTGCGTTTGAAAACCAACGTGGCCGAGGCCGCTCGCGTTGGATTGACGCCTCGAGCGCTTGGCAATGAAATCCAAGCAACCATGCTGGGCACCGTGTCGTCGTATGTGCTGCACGGCGACCGCATCTACAACGTGCGGGTGATGGCGTCGCCCCAATCGCACAGCAGTCAACAAGAGTTGGCGACGATGCCGCTGCGAACGCTCGCGGGAGCCAACATGACGGTTCGTGACGTGGCTCAGATCGAACACGAGCCGGGCATGTTGGAAATGCACCGCGAAGACCTGCGGCAACTCGTGTCGGTCTCGGCTAGGTTCGAGAACATTGACATGGGAAGCGGGATCAGCGAAATCAAAAAGGCGATTGCGTCCAAAGTGCAATTACCACCGGAGGCATCAATGGAGTTTGGCGGCCTTTACCAACAACAACAGGAATCGTTTCGCAATCTGGCTCTCGTGTTGGCGATGGCCCTCGTGCTTGTGTTCGGCGTGTTGATTTTAGAATTTCGCGGCTTCATGAAACCGATTGCGATCCTGGCCGGTTCCATTCTCGCCATGTTTGGTGTCGCAGCGGCATTGTGGTTAACCGGTACGACGCTAAATATCATTTCGTTCCTCGGAGCGATCATTGGAATCGGGATCACTGCGAAGAACGGTATCTTGATGTTGGATTACGTCGATCAGTTGATGGCTGACGGATTACCGCTGGATGAAGCCTTGATTCAATCAGGCCGTCGTCGTTTGCGTCCCGTGTTGATGACTTCGTTGACAACCTTTCTGGGCTTGTTGCCGTTGGCATACGGCGTCGGCGCGGGTGCCGACATGCTGCGTCCGATGGCGATCGCGGTGATCGGCTCGTTATGCATGTCTCTGGTTTTGGCCCTGATCGCGACGCCAGTGTTTTACTACTTGATGGTGCGAATCGCGAACCGCATTAGGCGACGTAGAGTCGGAGAACAATCATGA
- a CDS encoding response regulator, which translates to MRVLVIEDYEPIRSSVVQALCEDGFAVDSSADGRDGMWRSKSGEHDAIVLDIMLPDTSGLEILRELRAGKQTTPVLLLTAFDAVDQRVRGLDNGADDYLVKPCRV; encoded by the coding sequence ATGAGAGTGCTCGTCATCGAAGACTACGAACCGATTCGCAGCAGCGTTGTGCAAGCGCTCTGCGAAGACGGTTTCGCAGTCGATTCATCCGCCGATGGACGTGATGGTATGTGGCGTTCCAAGTCGGGCGAACACGACGCCATCGTGCTCGACATCATGCTGCCTGATACCAGCGGTCTGGAAATCTTGCGAGAGCTTCGCGCCGGCAAGCAAACGACGCCGGTCCTGTTGCTAACAGCATTTGATGCCGTCGATCAGCGTGTTCGAGGTCTCGACAACGGTGCCGACGACTACCTCGTCAAACCGTGTCGAGTTTGA